Proteins encoded together in one Canis aureus isolate CA01 chromosome 21, VMU_Caureus_v.1.0, whole genome shotgun sequence window:
- the TP53I11 gene encoding tumor protein p53-inducible protein 11, whose amino-acid sequence MAAKQPPPLMKKHSQTDLVSRLKTRKILGVGGEDDDGEVHRSKISQVLGNEIKFAVREPLGLRVWQFASAVLFSGIAIMALAFPDQLYDAVFDGAQVTSKTPIRLYGGALLSISLIMWNALYTAEKVIIRWTLLTEACYFGVQFLVVTATLAETGLVSLGILLLLASRLLFVAISVYYYYQVGRKPKKV is encoded by the exons ATGGCAGCCAAGCAGCCCCCACCTCTCATGAAGAAGCACAGCCAGACGGACCTCGTGAGCCGCCTGAAGACCCGCAAGATCCTTGGCGTGGGCGGGGAGGATGACGACGGGGAGGTGCACCGCTCCAAG ATCAGCCAGGTCTTGGGCAACGAAATCAAGTTTGCTGTTCGGGAGCCCTTGGGGCTGAG GGTCTGGCAGTTTGCTTCTGCTGTGCTCTTCTCCGGCATTGCCATCATG GCCCTCGCCTTCCCTGACCAGCTCTACGATGCAGTCTTTGATGGAGCCCAGGTGACCAGCAAGACCCCCATCCGCCTCTACGGAGGTGCTCTCCTCA gcatcTCCCTGATTATGTGGAACGCTCTCTACACGGCCGAGAAGGTTATCATCCGATGGACTCTGCTCACTGAAGCCTGTTACTTTGGGGTCCAGTTCTTGG TGGTCACTGCCACGCTAGCCGAGACGGGCCTCGTGTCCTTGGGGATCCTGCTGCTCCTGGCCAGCCGCCTCCTTTTTGTCGCCATCAGCGTTTACTACTATTACCAAGTCGGCCGGAAACCCAAGAAAGTCTAG